A single genomic interval of Candidatus Methanoperedens sp. harbors:
- a CDS encoding histone deacetylase, translating into MNNRTGIIYHPDYLKHETGSHPERKERLLSILAHLEETGLMNRLEMIEPQYASLDEIQYIHTPDYIEKVKKYSELEIPLDPDTILCRDSYHVALLAAGGAIAAVDAALDEVDSSFALIRPPGHHATPDRGMGFCIFNNVAIAARHAQKRGKKRVLIVDWDVHHGNGTQEAFYDDPSVLYFSTHQYPHYPGTGWLDEVGSGEGIGYNINVPLPAGTDDAGFIAAFEEILVPAALEFKPDIVLVSAGQDACADDGLAQMRMSVLGFGVLASIVKSIAKETCGGKLGAVLEGGYDLELLSHSVAAVLNVFMGREPVRKESAVNPQVRARLEEIKKVQREYWHF; encoded by the coding sequence TTGAATAACAGAACGGGCATCATCTACCATCCCGATTATTTAAAGCATGAGACCGGTTCGCATCCAGAAAGAAAAGAGCGGCTGCTCTCGATACTAGCTCATCTTGAAGAAACCGGACTGATGAACCGGCTGGAAATGATTGAGCCGCAATACGCAAGCCTTGACGAGATTCAATATATTCATACACCTGATTACATTGAAAAGGTCAAAAAGTATTCCGAACTTGAAATTCCGCTTGACCCTGATACGATTTTATGCAGGGATTCGTACCATGTCGCACTGCTTGCAGCAGGAGGCGCGATAGCCGCAGTGGATGCTGCACTCGATGAAGTTGATTCCTCGTTCGCTCTCATAAGACCGCCCGGGCACCACGCAACGCCGGACAGAGGTATGGGGTTCTGTATTTTCAATAACGTAGCGATTGCAGCAAGGCATGCGCAGAAGAGAGGGAAAAAGCGCGTGCTTATAGTGGACTGGGATGTGCATCACGGAAACGGGACGCAGGAGGCGTTCTATGATGACCCTTCGGTATTATATTTCTCGACACATCAATACCCGCATTATCCTGGAACGGGATGGCTGGATGAGGTTGGAAGCGGGGAAGGGATAGGTTATAATATCAATGTTCCCCTGCCCGCAGGAACAGACGATGCGGGATTCATTGCAGCGTTCGAGGAAATACTCGTTCCTGCGGCGCTTGAGTTCAAGCCAGACATTGTTCTTGTCTCCGCAGGGCAGGATGCATGCGCCGATGACGGTCTTGCCCAGATGAGAATGAGCGTTTTGGGTTTTGGGGTACTTGCATCCATTGTGAAATCAATAGCCAAGGAAACCTGTGGTGGGAAGCTCGGCGCTGTCCTTGAAGGCGGATACGACCTTGAGCTGCTTTCACATTCTGTTGCGGCAGTGCTCAATGTTTTTATGGGGCGGGAACCTGTCAGGAAAGAATCAGCCGTCAATCCGCAGGTGAGGGCGCGGTTAGAAGAAATAAAAAAAGTTCAGCGCGAATACTGGCATTTTTGA
- a CDS encoding pyridoxamine 5'-phosphate oxidase family protein gives MVKMPPEIKDVVSKQKPLPIATADKSGKPNVVFVTMWKILDDENILFVDNFFNKTRKNIEANPNMAIVAYDGDAKKSYQIKGTVDIETRGERFSSAKEMADAKKLPGKAALVFHVKEIYDATYGPNAGKKLA, from the coding sequence ATGGTGAAAATGCCTCCTGAAATAAAGGATGTTGTCTCCAAGCAAAAACCGCTGCCAATAGCGACGGCAGATAAGAGCGGAAAGCCTAATGTGGTATTCGTTACCATGTGGAAGATCCTTGACGATGAAAACATTCTGTTTGTGGATAACTTTTTTAACAAGACAAGAAAGAACATAGAAGCCAATCCCAATATGGCAATAGTTGCATACGACGGCGATGCCAAGAAATCCTACCAGATAAAAGGGACTGTGGATATTGAAACAAGGGGCGAGCGGTTTTCAAGCGCAAAAGAGATGGCTGATGCCAAGAAACTACCCGGAAAGGCTGCCCTTGTCTTTCATGTGAAAGAGATATACGACGCCACGTACGGACCGAATGCAGGGAAGAAGTTGGCTTAG
- a CDS encoding deoxyhypusine synthase family protein, translating into MTITQLVDEVFDCMGYNAKRLAEACHLFKTMIDEHSTVCLTLAGAMAPVGMGGGIIRMIERGFIDWVVTTGANTYHDMHFAYGLPVHQGDYTADDNELAEHDVVRIYDVYIDMQRTLIAQDKIIQAITQKAVEKKRFPEKFSSAYYNKILGEGVLETAKKPECSFIASASKNDVPVFVPSFADSSVGMGTSYLPILAGGSAELAPKDFIDPSPTMDVLESAAIVHNSTLNDIPRGVLEVGGGVPKNFLQQTGPMISQIIGMECPGENYVIQVTVDRPDVGGLSGATINEGKSWGKIPKAGEGNVIPYLDATVGVPIIFAYALENCKPRKLKRLSAKLPEITQELIDAARMNVR; encoded by the coding sequence ATGACAATAACGCAATTGGTAGATGAAGTCTTCGATTGCATGGGCTACAATGCAAAAAGGCTTGCTGAAGCCTGCCATCTTTTCAAGACCATGATAGATGAGCATTCTACAGTTTGTTTGACGCTTGCCGGCGCCATGGCTCCTGTCGGCATGGGCGGGGGCATAATCAGGATGATAGAGCGGGGTTTTATCGACTGGGTTGTAACGACAGGGGCAAATACGTACCACGATATGCATTTTGCATACGGCTTGCCCGTTCACCAGGGGGATTATACGGCAGATGACAATGAACTGGCAGAGCATGACGTGGTGCGGATTTATGACGTGTATATCGATATGCAGCGTACGTTAATAGCCCAGGATAAGATTATACAGGCGATTACTCAGAAGGCGGTTGAAAAGAAAAGGTTCCCTGAGAAATTCTCCTCTGCATACTATAATAAAATCCTGGGCGAAGGGGTACTGGAAACCGCAAAGAAGCCTGAATGCTCATTCATCGCATCGGCTTCAAAGAACGACGTGCCTGTATTTGTGCCAAGCTTTGCGGATTCATCCGTTGGTATGGGAACAAGCTATCTTCCTATCCTTGCAGGCGGTTCAGCGGAACTTGCCCCGAAGGATTTCATAGACCCGAGCCCCACGATGGATGTCCTGGAGAGCGCTGCCATCGTGCACAACAGCACGCTCAACGATATACCGCGAGGCGTGCTTGAAGTTGGGGGCGGCGTGCCCAAGAATTTCCTGCAGCAAACAGGGCCCATGATTTCCCAGATTATCGGGATGGAATGCCCTGGTGAGAATTATGTTATCCAGGTGACGGTTGACCGCCCTGACGTGGGAGGGCTTTCGGGTGCTACGATCAACGAAGGCAAGTCGTGGGGAAAGATACCGAAGGCAGGGGAGGGGAATGTGATACCTTATCTTGATGCCACAGTTGGTGTTCCGATAATTTTCGCATATGCGCTTGAGAACTGCAAACCCAGGAAGCTTAAGAGGTTGAGCGCAAAGCTTCCTGAGATAACGCAGGAATTGATAGATGCGGCAAGGATGAATGTTCGATAA
- the thsA gene encoding thermosome subunit alpha encodes MAGQLSGQPIIILDKDKTRTQGRDALGSNIMAAKAVADAVRTTLGPKGMDKMLVNAVGDVVITNDGATILREMDIKHPAGKMMVEVARTQEDKAGDGTTSAVVLSGELLSKAHALIEQGVHPTIITRGYGLAAEKAIEILEELAMDASDDVLESIARTALTGKSADLALDSLVQLCVQTAKSIKEGGKVNVKENINIIHQRGGSIKDTKFVHGLVIDKARAHKNMPRKVENARIAVLDTGIEVEKTQVKSTLKISSPELLSEARLEESRLVEEKVEALAKSGANVVFTEKGIDDIGMHYLAKKGIFAVRRCKDEEIKKIIKATGARVVSKVDGVEEEDLGRADVVEERGVGNYKMVYIEGCENPKAVSILIYSGAEHVADEVERALDDALRVVGVVIEDGKIVAGGGSPEMELATRLRKYAATHGGREQLAIMAYADALEEIPKGIAENAGLDAISIVTELRNKHNKGLKTSGLNVFTGEAEDMREIGVVEPLRVKTQEIKSATDAAVMILRINDILMAKETGMMDVKPEHTADYYDGIQAPSVEED; translated from the coding sequence ATGGCAGGGCAATTAAGCGGACAGCCGATTATCATATTAGACAAGGATAAAACCAGGACTCAGGGTAGAGATGCACTTGGGTCGAATATCATGGCAGCAAAAGCAGTAGCCGATGCTGTAAGAACCACACTCGGACCAAAAGGCATGGACAAAATGCTTGTTAATGCTGTGGGTGATGTGGTAATTACCAATGACGGCGCCACGATTCTACGGGAAATGGACATAAAGCACCCGGCTGGAAAAATGATGGTTGAGGTAGCACGCACACAGGAAGACAAGGCAGGCGACGGAACCACAAGCGCTGTCGTGCTTTCAGGAGAACTCCTGAGCAAAGCCCATGCCCTGATTGAACAGGGAGTTCATCCCACAATCATAACACGAGGTTACGGGCTTGCCGCTGAGAAAGCCATTGAAATCCTGGAAGAATTGGCAATGGATGCTTCGGACGATGTGCTTGAAAGCATTGCACGAACCGCTCTCACGGGAAAAAGCGCAGACCTTGCTCTTGATTCGCTTGTGCAGTTGTGCGTCCAGACCGCGAAGTCAATTAAAGAGGGCGGCAAGGTGAACGTAAAGGAGAACATCAATATAATCCACCAGCGCGGCGGTAGCATAAAGGACACAAAATTCGTTCACGGGCTTGTGATTGATAAGGCAAGAGCCCATAAAAACATGCCAAGGAAGGTTGAGAATGCAAGAATCGCAGTTCTCGATACAGGGATAGAGGTCGAAAAAACACAGGTTAAATCCACGCTTAAAATCTCATCGCCAGAGCTTCTGAGCGAAGCGAGGCTTGAAGAAAGCAGGCTTGTGGAAGAGAAAGTGGAAGCCCTTGCGAAAAGCGGGGCAAATGTTGTATTTACAGAGAAGGGGATTGATGATATCGGGATGCATTATCTTGCCAAGAAGGGTATTTTTGCGGTCAGGAGATGCAAGGACGAAGAGATAAAAAAAATTATAAAAGCGACCGGGGCACGCGTGGTTTCCAAGGTGGACGGCGTAGAAGAGGAAGACCTCGGTAGAGCCGACGTAGTCGAGGAGCGCGGCGTGGGCAACTATAAGATGGTCTATATAGAGGGATGCGAGAATCCCAAAGCGGTGTCCATCCTGATTTACAGCGGCGCAGAACACGTTGCAGATGAGGTCGAGCGGGCTCTCGATGATGCGCTGCGCGTGGTTGGCGTTGTGATAGAAGACGGGAAGATTGTGGCAGGCGGAGGCTCTCCTGAAATGGAGCTTGCAACAAGGCTTCGAAAGTACGCCGCAACCCACGGCGGAAGGGAACAGCTTGCAATAATGGCTTATGCGGATGCGCTTGAGGAAATCCCCAAAGGTATTGCGGAGAATGCAGGTCTGGATGCTATTAGCATTGTTACGGAGCTCAGAAACAAGCACAATAAAGGCTTAAAGACTTCCGGGTTAAATGTTTTTACAGGCGAAGCAGAGGACATGAGGGAAATAGGCGTAGTTGAGCCGTTGCGTGTAAAGACCCAGGAAATCAAATCTGCAACCGATGCTGCGGTTATGATTTTGCGCATAAATGATATTCTGATGGCAAAGGAAACAGGCATGATGGACGTTAAGCCCGAGCACACGGCAGATTATTACGACGGAATCCAGGCTCCCTCGGTTGAAGAAGACTAA
- the grpE gene encoding nucleotide exchange factor GrpE gives MVNKEGTNREETQIGEKEAESPQAREEEPETKEIEAQEPREKELVKELETTKKQLQEEKDRCLRLSAEFDNFRKRELKEREEFIKYANEKLILELIDVCESLERGLENAKKTDNNDKLIEGMELIYKQFKNVLEKNGLIPIKAQGEKFDPYKHEAMMQTLTDEYDDGTILEELARGYMLNNRVIRYSKVRVSKKKEEIENEVK, from the coding sequence ATGGTAAATAAAGAAGGTACGAACAGGGAAGAAACGCAAATCGGGGAAAAAGAAGCCGAATCTCCCCAAGCCCGTGAAGAAGAACCGGAAACAAAAGAAATTGAAGCACAAGAGCCCCGTGAGAAAGAACTTGTAAAAGAATTAGAAACAACAAAAAAACAACTCCAAGAAGAAAAAGACCGCTGTCTGCGCCTGAGCGCAGAGTTTGATAATTTCAGGAAAAGAGAACTTAAAGAAAGGGAAGAGTTCATAAAATATGCCAATGAGAAACTCATACTGGAGCTGATAGATGTCTGTGAGAGCCTTGAGAGAGGGCTGGAAAATGCCAAAAAGACAGATAATAACGATAAGTTAATTGAGGGAATGGAGCTAATATATAAGCAATTCAAAAACGTGCTTGAAAAAAATGGTCTTATTCCCATCAAAGCGCAGGGAGAAAAGTTCGACCCATATAAACACGAAGCAATGATGCAGACGCTTACCGATGAGTACGATGACGGTACAATCCTTGAAGAGCTTGCAAGGGGTTATATGTTAAATAACAGGGTCATTCGTTATTCGAAAGTCAGAGTATCGAAAAAGAAAGAGGAAATAGAGAATGAGGTGAAATAA
- the dnaK gene encoding molecular chaperone DnaK translates to MAKIIGIDLGTSNSAAAVMLGGRPTIIPSAEGITQYGKAFPSYVAFTKTGERLVGEPAKRQAITNPEGTVTAFKRKMGTDYKYRIFGKDYSPQELSAILLQKIKRDAEAFLGEKVEKAVITVPAYFNDNQRQATKDAGKIAGLEVVRIINEPTAASLSYGLDKMEKEQKIMVFDFGGGTLDVTIMEFGGGVFEVKATSGDTQLGGTDMDNKIVDYIVEEFRKQQGVDVRNDKVAMQRIRDAGEKAKIELSTTLTSDINLPFLTADASGPKHLTMTLTRAKLEDIVGDVVERCRGSMRQAMADAKLTPKDIYKVIMVGGPTRMPIVQKFVEDYVGRKVEGGVDPMECVATGAAIQAGVLAGEVKDILLLDVTPLTLGIETLGHVMTKLIDRNTTIPTRKSQIFSTAADSQTTVEIHVLQGERAMAYDNVTLGRFNLVGIPPAPRGIPQIEVIFDIDANGILHVTAKDLGTGKEQKMTITAPLKMPSDELDRKIKDAEKYAEEDRKTREKVELQNQADTLVYTTEKTLKELGDKVSGEQKEKVEKAIESTREAIKSEDASRIKSAIDELTKEMHAISTILYQQAQSQQQAQQAQQEGTKPEEEKKDEKVTDAEYKVVDEDKK, encoded by the coding sequence ATGGCAAAAATCATAGGTATAGATCTCGGAACGAGCAACTCTGCAGCAGCGGTAATGCTGGGCGGAAGACCTACAATAATTCCAAGTGCTGAGGGGATAACCCAGTACGGCAAGGCGTTTCCCAGCTACGTGGCTTTTACAAAGACGGGTGAGCGGTTGGTGGGCGAACCTGCAAAAAGGCAGGCGATCACCAATCCTGAAGGCACGGTCACTGCCTTCAAGAGAAAGATGGGCACGGACTACAAGTACAGGATATTTGGAAAGGATTACTCGCCCCAGGAGCTTTCGGCAATATTGCTGCAAAAAATAAAGCGCGATGCTGAGGCATTTCTGGGTGAGAAGGTGGAGAAGGCAGTCATAACCGTGCCTGCCTATTTCAATGATAACCAGAGGCAGGCTACCAAGGATGCCGGTAAGATTGCGGGTCTGGAAGTCGTAAGGATAATCAACGAACCCACCGCAGCATCTCTTTCTTATGGTCTGGACAAGATGGAAAAAGAGCAGAAAATCATGGTTTTCGATTTCGGAGGGGGAACACTTGATGTTACGATAATGGAATTTGGCGGCGGTGTTTTTGAGGTAAAAGCTACCAGCGGCGATACGCAACTGGGCGGCACGGACATGGACAATAAGATAGTGGATTACATTGTCGAGGAGTTCAGAAAGCAGCAGGGTGTTGATGTACGCAATGATAAGGTTGCAATGCAGAGAATAAGGGATGCAGGAGAGAAGGCTAAAATCGAGCTTTCAACAACCCTTACCTCAGATATTAACCTGCCGTTCCTGACCGCAGATGCCTCGGGTCCAAAACACCTGACGATGACCCTGACACGAGCCAAACTTGAGGATATTGTCGGCGATGTGGTAGAAAGATGCAGGGGTTCGATGCGTCAGGCAATGGCTGATGCGAAATTGACTCCCAAGGATATTTACAAGGTAATAATGGTCGGTGGACCTACGCGAATGCCTATAGTGCAAAAATTCGTCGAGGACTATGTCGGGAGAAAAGTTGAGGGGGGCGTTGACCCGATGGAATGCGTGGCAACTGGGGCAGCAATCCAGGCAGGCGTGCTTGCGGGTGAAGTGAAGGATATCCTGCTGCTTGATGTTACCCCTCTCACCCTCGGTATCGAGACCTTGGGGCATGTCATGACCAAGCTCATAGACAGGAATACCACCATCCCGACGCGGAAAAGCCAGATATTCTCAACCGCTGCTGATAGCCAGACAACCGTGGAGATACATGTGCTTCAGGGGGAGAGGGCGATGGCATACGATAATGTGACGCTGGGAAGGTTCAATCTCGTAGGAATACCGCCTGCGCCGCGCGGGATTCCTCAGATAGAGGTTATCTTTGATATCGATGCAAACGGGATACTCCATGTAACAGCTAAAGACTTGGGGACCGGAAAAGAGCAGAAGATGACCATAACCGCGCCGCTCAAGATGCCTTCGGATGAACTCGACAGGAAGATAAAAGATGCAGAGAAATATGCCGAGGAAGACAGGAAGACAAGGGAAAAGGTCGAACTCCAGAACCAGGCAGATACGCTGGTCTATACAACCGAGAAGACGCTGAAGGAACTTGGCGACAAGGTTAGCGGCGAGCAGAAAGAAAAAGTTGAAAAGGCTATTGAGAGTACCAGGGAAGCCATAAAAAGCGAGGATGCGAGCAGGATTAAATCTGCCATCGATGAGCTCACGAAGGAGATGCATGCAATAAGCACGATATTATATCAGCAGGCTCAATCACAGCAGCAGGCTCAGCAGGCTCAGCAGGAAGGGACAAAGCCGGAGGAAGAGAAGAAGGATGAGAAAGTGACGGATGCGGAATATAAAGTGGTGGATGAGGATAAGAAGTAA
- the dnaJ gene encoding molecular chaperone DnaJ: MATKRDYYEILGVDKKAPQDDIKSAYRKLAMQYHPDRNKSPDAEEKFKEISEAYGVLEDPTKRQQYDQFGHAGIDMRYSQEDIFREAAPDIEDILRDFGMRGSGGFGRGGSIFDIFFGGEGRREGPRRGSDLLYELSINFEDAASGKTIDIEVPRTERCGTCNGSGAKPGTSPKTCPACRGTGQVSRTQNTPFGRFMTTSTCGTCRGSGTIIDAPCPACHGSGTVQRRRKLEVKIPPGVDTGSRLRVPGEGEAGGKGGPPGDLYVEVNVRPHNIFTRHENDILMETTISFAQAALGDEIIVPTLDGKATMKIPSGTQNGHIFRLKGKGFPSLHMSGKGDELVKIRVDVPTRLTDRQKQLLREFAEISGEKRSKGIFEKVREHI, from the coding sequence ATGGCTACTAAACGCGACTATTACGAGATTCTCGGCGTCGATAAAAAAGCCCCGCAGGACGATATCAAATCAGCGTATCGTAAACTGGCGATGCAGTACCATCCGGACAGGAACAAATCCCCAGACGCAGAGGAGAAGTTCAAGGAAATATCAGAAGCTTACGGCGTACTGGAAGACCCGACCAAGCGCCAGCAGTACGACCAGTTCGGACATGCAGGCATAGACATGAGGTATTCCCAGGAAGATATCTTCAGGGAAGCGGCGCCGGATATTGAAGATATTCTCAGGGATTTCGGCATGCGCGGGTCTGGCGGATTTGGCAGGGGAGGGAGTATATTCGATATATTCTTCGGCGGGGAAGGAAGGCGAGAAGGGCCGCGCCGTGGCTCGGATTTACTCTATGAATTATCTATCAATTTTGAGGATGCTGCATCAGGGAAAACAATCGACATAGAAGTCCCAAGAACAGAGAGATGCGGGACATGCAACGGGAGCGGGGCCAAACCCGGAACATCGCCAAAGACATGCCCGGCATGCCGGGGGACTGGCCAGGTGAGCAGGACGCAGAACACACCATTTGGCAGGTTCATGACAACTTCCACATGCGGGACATGCCGCGGGTCCGGAACGATAATCGATGCGCCCTGCCCTGCCTGCCACGGGTCGGGTACTGTGCAGAGAAGGCGAAAGCTGGAAGTGAAGATCCCGCCAGGTGTTGATACCGGTTCAAGGCTGAGGGTGCCAGGCGAGGGAGAAGCAGGTGGGAAGGGCGGCCCGCCTGGCGACCTGTATGTGGAAGTAAACGTCAGGCCTCACAATATTTTTACGCGGCATGAAAACGATATTCTGATGGAAACCACCATCAGCTTCGCACAGGCAGCCCTGGGAGATGAGATCATTGTACCAACGCTTGATGGAAAGGCAACGATGAAAATCCCATCGGGTACGCAGAACGGTCATATTTTCCGCCTCAAAGGCAAAGGTTTCCCGAGCCTTCACATGTCGGGAAAAGGTGATGAACTGGTGAAAATCAGGGTCGATGTCCCGACAAGATTGACTGATAGGCAAAAGCAACTGCTGCGCGAATTCGCCGAGATAAGCGGGGAGAAAAGGAGCAAGGGAATTTTCGAGAAGGTAAGGGAGCATATTTAA
- a CDS encoding DUF2207 domain-containing protein encodes MTESRQIAILLIVVALIGVSGLLLTAGIESACGIRGCGDVYVESYRADLYMNGTLEENFVYEITEPYKYRMLYRNWEAKLSEETLNSPYIEPVSISSPPGTIAYVKDYKGDVNTFLHLPSPGYTNEITYLAELNEAGGYKPERFDAGRYEISYVFKLHPPLECDQEYCHLNLKIADKHLPYKHVTIAIHDPDGLVSQIFTHPLMSARKEGQVLILDGDSPENTLLEIEMLLKPEIANIMVAFPQNVSDIEGKTLSANSEYSRNSNIFSALDYGMKAIVLLFPLMLALIYKKYGSEKSFTVPKFLSYVPNKRKPWLVNLVFRKDPFDFDENGFYATLLDLQRRDIVKIETEEQDGLRMKLEKIPVISNIIMSISGDKELRIKILKGHDAVEDEYEREVMLFLEKYARNNVFGIIGFEEEVRAARHAAEEGRTSRLDGIRENMKRLLKIADKSAANEFVRSAKTYVWIIFGLALIVMISMFVLFLSLRDMYPQLSSGIFPAIVLFLEVIPLLFVSSSLFGRWKEDYYKEKLEWDAFKTFLSDFVLIKKYAPEDLKIWQEWLVYGTALGVGDKVVKAMKELKVEIPEVHALSYMPIYFGHVYGMTSPPSSGAGGGHGGGGFGGGGGFGGGGGGAR; translated from the coding sequence TTGACTGAAAGCAGACAGATAGCGATATTATTGATTGTTGTAGCTTTGATCGGCGTTTCTGGATTGCTATTGACCGCAGGTATAGAGAGCGCCTGCGGCATAAGAGGCTGCGGGGATGTTTACGTGGAGAGCTACAGGGCTGATCTGTACATGAACGGAACGCTGGAAGAGAATTTCGTTTATGAAATTACTGAACCTTACAAATACAGAATGTTATATAGAAATTGGGAAGCAAAGCTATCTGAAGAAACACTTAATAGCCCTTATATAGAACCAGTCAGCATCTCTTCACCGCCCGGTACAATCGCGTATGTAAAGGATTATAAAGGGGATGTAAACACTTTCCTCCATCTCCCTTCCCCAGGATACACAAATGAGATAACGTATCTTGCAGAGCTCAATGAAGCAGGCGGCTACAAGCCTGAAAGATTCGATGCAGGAAGATATGAGATCAGCTATGTTTTCAAACTGCATCCGCCTCTTGAATGCGATCAGGAATACTGTCATCTGAATCTTAAAATTGCAGATAAACATCTTCCTTACAAACATGTTACTATAGCCATACATGACCCCGATGGTCTTGTTTCTCAGATATTTACACATCCTTTAATGAGTGCAAGAAAAGAAGGGCAAGTGCTGATCCTGGATGGAGATAGTCCTGAAAATACACTATTGGAGATTGAGATGCTGCTTAAGCCGGAGATTGCAAATATTATGGTGGCATTTCCCCAGAATGTGTCTGATATTGAGGGTAAAACGCTTTCAGCTAATTCAGAATACTCCAGGAACTCCAATATTTTTTCTGCACTGGATTATGGAATGAAAGCAATAGTACTCCTGTTTCCATTGATGCTTGCATTGATTTATAAGAAATACGGAAGTGAAAAATCTTTCACAGTACCAAAATTCCTGAGCTATGTGCCAAATAAAAGAAAACCCTGGCTTGTAAACCTTGTTTTCAGAAAAGATCCTTTTGATTTCGATGAAAATGGATTTTATGCTACACTTCTTGACCTGCAAAGAAGAGACATTGTGAAAATCGAAACTGAAGAGCAGGATGGATTGAGGATGAAACTTGAGAAAATACCTGTTATATCAAATATAATTATGTCAATTTCAGGGGATAAAGAATTGAGGATAAAAATACTGAAAGGGCACGATGCGGTGGAGGATGAATATGAGAGGGAGGTGATGCTCTTTTTGGAGAAATATGCAAGAAATAATGTTTTTGGCATAATCGGGTTTGAAGAAGAAGTAAGAGCAGCAAGGCACGCAGCAGAGGAGGGAAGGACTTCTCGCCTGGACGGTATTAGAGAAAATATGAAAAGGTTGCTGAAAATTGCCGATAAAAGTGCTGCAAATGAGTTTGTCAGGAGCGCAAAGACGTATGTCTGGATAATTTTTGGATTGGCTCTCATCGTAATGATTTCAATGTTCGTATTATTTTTAAGTTTAAGAGATATGTATCCTCAACTCTCCTCTGGCATTTTTCCAGCCATTGTTTTATTTTTGGAGGTAATCCCTCTTTTATTTGTTTCATCATCACTTTTTGGGAGATGGAAAGAGGATTATTACAAAGAAAAACTTGAGTGGGATGCCTTCAAGACATTCCTCTCGGATTTCGTGTTAATCAAGAAATACGCACCTGAGGACCTGAAGATATGGCAGGAGTGGCTTGTCTATGGAACTGCGCTTGGTGTTGGTGATAAGGTTGTAAAAGCCATGAAAGAGCTTAAAGTGGAAATCCCTGAAGTCCACGCATTGAGCTATATGCCGATATATTTCGGGCATGTTTATGGTATGACGTCACCGCCATCCTCCGGGGCGGGCGGAGGGCATGGCGGCGGTGGCTTCGGCGGAGGGGGCGGTTTTGGTGGCGGAGGAGGAGGGGCGAGGTGA
- a CDS encoding LemA family protein, with product MVSVLIILFLIIAIYFFFSTYNRFKNLRNAADATLSQARVAMKKRLDMIEQLIESVKSYAKFEQDTFEKITSMRSNLGKAEPNDLTKMDREMRGLFGNIVAVAENYPVLKTSETVTVTMNAIKDVEDEIARHRYTYNNIIQEYNTMLDTIPSKFIGRYIGLSKKDYLDFFDEELKRPAGSWG from the coding sequence GTGGTATCTGTCCTTATAATCCTGTTCCTGATTATTGCAATCTATTTTTTCTTTTCCACATATAACAGGTTCAAAAACTTAAGGAATGCAGCAGATGCCACCCTTTCCCAGGCAAGGGTAGCGATGAAAAAGCGGCTTGATATGATAGAACAGCTCATCGAGTCGGTCAAGAGCTATGCGAAGTTCGAGCAGGACACTTTTGAGAAGATAACGAGCATGCGCTCAAACCTCGGGAAGGCGGAACCCAATGACCTCACCAAAATGGACAGGGAGATGCGAGGGCTGTTTGGGAATATAGTTGCAGTTGCTGAGAATTATCCGGTCTTGAAGACCTCTGAAACCGTGACCGTCACCATGAACGCCATAAAGGATGTAGAAGATGAGATAGCAAGGCACAGATATACCTACAATAACATAATCCAGGAATACAATACCATGCTTGATACTATCCCTTCAAAATTTATAGGGCGCTATATCGGATTGAGCAAGAAGGACTATCTTGATTTCTTTGATGAGGAACTGAAAAGACCGGCGGGGAGTTGGGGTTGA